A DNA window from Leptolyngbya subtilissima AS-A7 contains the following coding sequences:
- a CDS encoding Bax inhibitor-1/YccA family protein has protein sequence MSNTSNFREAISKAKGQTLIGPNVIKNALPYVGGGLILTALGSFGGLSVMATNPAIFMPTFWVAFVAQLVLFFVAMNVASKGNNSTALPLLATYSLLTGYTLSGLLAVALGTSGVGVTGIGFAALSCGVVFIAARQIGSNLSEEDGFALTRTIGIGVVAVLIAVVGQFIFAMFGGPIPQFLDIAISAFGVLVFCGASVVDFFILPRTYKDEQYLSAALSMYLTYINLFVFILRLLIAINRD, from the coding sequence TTGAGTAACACCAGCAATTTTCGTGAAGCGATTAGTAAAGCCAAAGGGCAAACCCTGATTGGCCCCAACGTGATTAAGAATGCCCTGCCCTATGTGGGCGGCGGGCTGATTCTAACCGCTTTAGGCTCCTTTGGTGGCCTGAGCGTGATGGCCACCAACCCGGCCATCTTTATGCCCACCTTTTGGGTAGCGTTCGTTGCCCAACTCGTGCTTTTCTTTGTGGCGATGAATGTCGCCTCTAAGGGCAACAACAGCACTGCCCTACCCCTGCTCGCCACCTATAGTTTGCTTACGGGCTACACCCTCAGCGGCCTGCTGGCCGTTGCCCTGGGTACGTCTGGAGTTGGTGTCACTGGCATTGGGTTTGCGGCGCTGTCCTGCGGCGTTGTCTTCATTGCGGCTCGCCAAATTGGGTCTAACCTCTCCGAAGAAGATGGTTTTGCTCTGACCCGCACCATTGGCATTGGTGTAGTCGCCGTCCTCATTGCAGTGGTGGGTCAGTTCATCTTCGCCATGTTTGGCGGCCCCATTCCCCAGTTTCTCGACATCGCCATCTCTGCCTTTGGTGTGCTGGTGTTCTGCGGTGCTTCGGTTGTCGATTTCTTCATTCTGCCCCGCACCTACAAAGATGAGCAGTACCTGTCGGCCGCGCTGTCGATGTACCTCACCTACATCAACCTGTTTGTCTTCATTCTGCGTCTGCTGATCGCCATCAACCGCGACTAG
- a CDS encoding glucose-6-phosphate isomerase has translation MDAAALWQRYKDWLYYHEGLGFYLDVSRMGFDDAFVADMQPRFAKAFADMAALEAGAIANPDEDRMVGHYWLRDADLAPTPELKQDILDTLTSIEQFASQVRTGGIYPPGQERFTEVLSIGIGGSALGPQFVAQALGPDFPPLAIHFIDNTDPEGIDRILARLEDKLSTTLVIVTSKSGGTAETRNGMVEVRTRFEQRGLNFPKQAVAITGRGSKLENQALSEGWLATFPMRDWVGGRTSELSAVGLLPAALQNISIRSILGGAREMDAATRVPDLRRNPAALIALAWYYAGNGKGEKDMVVLPYKDSLLLFSRYLQQLVMESLGKEKDLDGNLVYQGIAVYGNKGSTDQHAYVQQLREGVASFFVTFIEVLKDRSGDSVEMEPGATSGDFLFGFLQGTRKALYENQRQSITLTIPEVNAHTVGAMIALYERAVGFYASLVNINAYHQPGVEAGKLAAAGVLDLQQAVVNALAQSSGPLTLSELAAAAGAPDQVETIYAIARHLHANQRSLVIHGNPGHPDAIKIVALR, from the coding sequence ATGGATGCAGCCGCCCTTTGGCAACGCTATAAAGACTGGCTCTACTACCACGAAGGTCTGGGCTTTTACCTAGATGTCAGCCGCATGGGTTTTGATGATGCCTTTGTCGCTGACATGCAACCCCGCTTTGCGAAAGCCTTTGCCGATATGGCTGCGCTGGAAGCTGGGGCGATCGCCAACCCCGACGAAGACCGCATGGTGGGCCACTACTGGCTGCGCGATGCCGACCTAGCCCCTACCCCCGAACTCAAGCAAGATATTCTCGATACGTTGACCAGCATTGAGCAGTTCGCCAGTCAGGTGCGTACCGGCGGCATCTACCCCCCTGGTCAAGAACGTTTCACCGAGGTCCTCTCCATTGGCATTGGTGGCTCGGCTTTGGGGCCGCAGTTTGTAGCCCAGGCCCTAGGGCCAGATTTTCCACCCCTGGCGATTCACTTTATTGACAATACTGATCCCGAGGGCATCGATCGCATTCTTGCCCGACTGGAAGACAAGTTGTCCACCACCCTGGTGATCGTTACCTCTAAGTCGGGGGGCACCGCCGAAACCCGCAACGGTATGGTCGAAGTGCGCACCCGATTTGAGCAGCGGGGGCTAAACTTTCCCAAGCAGGCCGTCGCCATTACCGGGCGGGGCAGCAAGCTCGAAAACCAGGCCCTCAGCGAGGGCTGGCTGGCTACTTTCCCCATGCGTGACTGGGTGGGGGGCCGCACCTCTGAGCTATCGGCGGTGGGGCTGCTACCTGCCGCTCTGCAGAACATTAGCATTCGCTCCATTCTCGGTGGCGCACGCGAGATGGATGCGGCTACCCGCGTGCCCGATCTGCGCCGCAACCCCGCTGCCCTAATCGCTTTAGCCTGGTATTACGCGGGCAACGGCAAGGGTGAAAAAGACATGGTGGTGCTGCCTTACAAGGACAGCCTGCTGCTATTTAGCCGTTACCTGCAACAGCTGGTGATGGAGTCATTGGGCAAGGAAAAAGACCTGGATGGCAACCTGGTCTACCAAGGCATTGCCGTCTATGGCAACAAAGGCTCTACCGACCAGCATGCCTACGTGCAGCAACTGCGCGAAGGGGTGGCCAGCTTCTTCGTCACTTTCATTGAAGTATTGAAAGACCGATCTGGCGATTCGGTGGAGATGGAGCCCGGTGCCACCAGCGGCGATTTTCTCTTTGGCTTTTTGCAAGGCACCCGCAAAGCCCTCTACGAAAACCAGCGCCAGTCCATCACCCTTACAATCCCTGAAGTCAATGCCCACACGGTAGGGGCTATGATCGCGCTGTACGAGCGGGCGGTGGGCTTTTATGCCTCGCTGGTAAATATCAACGCCTACCACCAGCCGGGAGTTGAGGCGGGCAAGCTGGCTGCCGCCGGAGTGCTCGATCTACAGCAGGCCGTGGTCAATGCCCTGGCTCAAAGCTCAGGGCCGTTAACCCTAAGTGAACTGGCTGCCGCAGCGGGAGCCCCTGACCAGGTGGAGACGATCTATGCGATCGCCCGCCACCTCCACGCTAACCAGCGCAGTCTGGTCATTCACGGCAACCCCGGACATCCCGATGCGATCAAGATTGTGGCCCTGCGGTGA
- a CDS encoding Crp/Fnr family transcriptional regulator — protein sequence MLKPIQVVELLMTTPSHQDFGAGDTIFEVGSSGDCMYGVIQGEVDLWVNGRVFETIFTGDVFGEGALVQIPHVRASTAVAKTDCRLALVDKAHFKFLVQETPLFALEVIRSLSSRLRAAKAAA from the coding sequence ATGCTAAAACCGATTCAGGTTGTTGAACTGTTGATGACGACCCCTAGCCATCAAGACTTTGGGGCTGGGGATACGATCTTTGAGGTGGGTTCCTCAGGAGATTGTATGTACGGCGTCATTCAGGGAGAGGTTGATCTTTGGGTCAATGGCCGTGTGTTCGAAACCATTTTTACTGGCGACGTATTTGGTGAAGGGGCGCTGGTGCAAATTCCCCATGTGCGGGCCTCTACGGCGGTGGCTAAGACCGACTGTCGTCTGGCTCTAGTAGACAAGGCTCACTTTAAGTTTTTAGTACAAGAGACGCCGCTGTTTGCCCTAGAGGTGATTCGTAGCCTCTCAAGCCGTCTGCGGGCGGCCAAAGCGGCGGCTTAG
- the mscL gene encoding large conductance mechanosensitive channel protein MscL, with product MANRQTRGRAVNSAGGFARDFKEFLMRGNVIDLAVAVIIGAAFNAVVTSFIEDIITPVLLNPALRAAGVEDIANLSANGIKYGLFLAAVINFVVISFVIFLMIRAFEKLKRKDDAEAAAEPTIEEKLNDTLTRLATYLESRP from the coding sequence ATGGCTAATAGACAGACTCGAGGTCGAGCGGTGAATTCCGCAGGTGGATTCGCGAGAGACTTTAAGGAGTTTCTCATGCGCGGCAATGTCATTGACCTAGCTGTCGCTGTGATCATTGGCGCAGCTTTCAATGCTGTGGTCACCTCGTTTATCGAAGACATCATCACCCCTGTTCTGCTGAATCCGGCGCTACGGGCGGCAGGGGTAGAGGATATTGCCAACCTCTCTGCTAACGGCATCAAATACGGTTTGTTTCTCGCCGCTGTCATCAACTTTGTGGTGATATCGTTTGTGATCTTCTTGATGATCCGCGCCTTTGAGAAATTAAAGCGGAAAGATGACGCTGAGGCAGCAGCAGAACCCACCATCGAAGAAAAGCTCAACGACACCTTGACTCGGCTCGCCACTTATCTCGAAAGCCGCCCCTAA
- a CDS encoding DUF2949 domain-containing protein: protein MPSQRQKQLIEFLQTELAVSSEAIAMGLRKAGQATNLLPMALWQYGLVSTDQLSQIFDWLEEVGPAAP from the coding sequence ATGCCATCCCAACGCCAAAAGCAGCTCATCGAGTTTCTTCAGACCGAACTAGCGGTGTCCTCTGAGGCGATCGCCATGGGATTGCGCAAGGCAGGGCAAGCCACAAACTTACTGCCCATGGCACTGTGGCAATACGGCTTGGTCAGCACCGATCAGCTCAGCCAAATCTTTGACTGGCTTGAGGAAGTTGGCCCTGCTGCTCCATAG
- a CDS encoding single-stranded DNA-binding protein, whose protein sequence is MTINVVTLVGRVGTDPEVKYFESGTVVCNLTLAVRRRSSRDDKPDWFNLELWGKNAEVAANYVRKGSLIGISGALKLDHWQDRSSGTARSKPVVRVDRLDLLGSRRDNESSMTYSDDEF, encoded by the coding sequence ATGACGATTAATGTGGTAACTCTGGTAGGCCGTGTGGGCACTGACCCAGAGGTGAAATATTTTGAGTCGGGTACGGTGGTGTGCAACTTGACCCTAGCGGTGCGGCGACGGTCGAGCCGAGACGATAAGCCTGACTGGTTCAACCTCGAACTATGGGGTAAAAACGCCGAGGTGGCGGCCAACTACGTGCGCAAGGGCAGTTTGATTGGTATAAGCGGTGCACTGAAGCTAGACCATTGGCAGGATCGCTCTAGCGGCACGGCACGTTCGAAGCCGGTTGTGCGAGTAGATCGCTTAGACTTGCTGGGCTCTCGCCGAGATAACGAGTCGTCCATGACCTACAGCGACGATGAATTTTAG
- a CDS encoding rod shape-determining protein, producing the protein MAFFDRFSRDMGIDLGTANTLVYVSGKGVVLQEPSVVAIDQVEKKPLAVGEEAKRMLGRTPGNVVALRPLRDGVIADFDTAELMLKHFIRQVHEGRTLVSPRIVIGIPSGVTGVERRAVMDAAQQAGARTVYLIDEPVAAAIGAGLPVAEPTGNMIVDIGGGTTEVAVLSLQGTVLSESVRVAGDELSEAISSYMKKVHNLVVGERTAEEIKITIGSAYPNPDDHEIAMDVRGLHLLSGLPRTVTVKSAEIRESMAEPLSVIVEAVKRTLERTPPELAADIIDRGIMLAGGGALLKGLDTLISHETGILVHVAADPLSCVVLGTGRVLENFSQMGRVFSGRSSL; encoded by the coding sequence GTGGCTTTCTTCGACAGATTTTCTCGCGATATGGGTATTGACCTCGGTACGGCCAATACTCTGGTGTACGTCTCCGGCAAGGGGGTCGTACTGCAAGAGCCTTCCGTAGTGGCCATTGACCAGGTTGAAAAGAAACCCCTGGCAGTTGGGGAAGAAGCTAAGCGCATGCTGGGTCGTACCCCTGGCAACGTCGTGGCCCTGCGCCCGCTGCGAGACGGTGTCATCGCCGACTTCGACACCGCCGAGCTAATGCTTAAGCACTTTATTCGTCAGGTGCACGAGGGCCGCACCCTAGTATCGCCGCGCATCGTGATCGGCATTCCCAGCGGAGTTACGGGGGTTGAACGGCGCGCGGTTATGGATGCCGCCCAGCAGGCTGGAGCCCGCACCGTATACCTAATTGACGAGCCGGTGGCCGCTGCCATAGGGGCAGGTCTACCCGTCGCCGAACCCACCGGCAACATGATTGTGGATATTGGCGGTGGCACCACAGAGGTAGCCGTGCTGAGCTTGCAAGGCACCGTGCTGAGCGAGTCAGTGCGCGTAGCCGGAGACGAACTTAGCGAAGCCATCTCCAGCTACATGAAGAAGGTGCACAACCTCGTAGTTGGGGAACGCACTGCCGAAGAAATCAAAATCACTATTGGGTCAGCCTACCCCAACCCCGATGACCACGAGATTGCTATGGATGTGCGGGGTCTACACCTGCTGTCTGGTTTGCCCCGCACCGTAACGGTCAAGAGTGCCGAAATTCGCGAGAGCATGGCTGAGCCGCTTTCGGTTATCGTCGAAGCTGTTAAGCGCACCCTAGAGCGCACTCCACCTGAACTTGCTGCTGACATCATCGATCGCGGCATCATGCTGGCTGGCGGTGGGGCATTGCTCAAAGGGTTAGACACCTTAATTAGCCACGAAACCGGCATATTAGTGCACGTGGCGGCTGATCCTCTGAGTTGTGTGGTGCTGGGCACTGGGCGAGTACTAGAGAACTTTAGCCAAATGGGCCGAGTTTTCAGCGGGCGATCGAGCCTGTAG
- the mreC gene encoding rod shape-determining protein MreC: protein MFALRRWWTRNALKAGMVTLAISSAWLIRANDGAVIYETYHWLTRPLQPGMSREQQFENSYILELQQRIVELENQNRSLQTLNDYEATNPLDGVRATVIGRGADHWWQHVVLNRGSRNDVATGHIVTGPGGLIGRVVAVSPSTSRVLLISDPTSRVGAKVSRSRAMGVVRGQSNNRVVMEFFEKLPDVKAGDVIVTSSYSRLFPQDIPIGRIESIDLTKSPAPEAVIQVSSPLSILEWAIIHPFEPQETVDLPVLPGATPENGLVPESGDGAQP from the coding sequence ATGTTTGCTCTACGCCGCTGGTGGACACGTAATGCCCTCAAAGCGGGAATGGTTACCCTGGCCATTTCCTCCGCTTGGCTAATTCGGGCCAATGATGGTGCCGTTATTTACGAAACCTATCACTGGTTAACCCGGCCTCTACAGCCGGGCATGAGCCGAGAGCAGCAGTTCGAAAATAGCTATATCCTTGAGCTTCAGCAACGCATTGTGGAGCTAGAGAACCAAAATCGGTCTCTACAAACCCTGAATGACTATGAAGCCACCAATCCCCTGGATGGGGTGCGGGCAACGGTAATCGGACGCGGAGCCGACCACTGGTGGCAGCACGTTGTTCTCAACCGGGGCAGCCGTAACGATGTGGCAACTGGGCATATAGTGACCGGCCCAGGCGGGTTGATTGGCCGGGTAGTAGCGGTTTCTCCCAGCACTTCACGAGTATTGTTAATTAGTGACCCCACCAGCCGAGTGGGGGCCAAGGTCAGCCGCAGCCGGGCCATGGGGGTGGTGAGAGGGCAATCTAACAACCGAGTGGTCATGGAGTTTTTCGAAAAACTCCCCGACGTTAAAGCCGGTGACGTAATTGTTACTTCCTCCTACAGCCGCCTGTTTCCCCAAGACATTCCCATCGGACGCATCGAATCCATCGATCTAACCAAGAGCCCGGCTCCAGAAGCAGTCATTCAAGTATCGTCGCCCCTATCGATCCTAGAGTGGGCTATTATCCATCCCTTTGAACCGCAGGAAACGGTGGATTTACCCGTGCTGCCGGGGGCAACGCCTGAAAATGGTCTTGTCCCCGAAAGCGGCGATGGAGCTCAGCCATGA
- the mreD gene encoding rod shape-determining protein MreD, producing MTLGVRASSLPLWRQPWVINSLVTAASVLVCLLLLPSRIPGMELLGVAPHWLLVWVVAWSIKRTQWEAAIAGLVLGLLQDAMTSPNPTHTLSLIVVGVLTARLQKQRYLQEDIVSVALIVFAMAVIAETVLALQISFDQLLSANSLYPPLGRIWIYHQRVALSSAILSSLWAPALYYPLNHWWERYVAEP from the coding sequence ATGACCCTAGGGGTAAGAGCATCGTCGTTGCCCCTATGGCGTCAGCCTTGGGTGATCAATAGCCTAGTCACGGCAGCGTCGGTGCTGGTCTGCCTGCTGCTACTGCCCAGTCGCATACCGGGGATGGAACTGCTGGGGGTAGCCCCTCACTGGTTGCTAGTTTGGGTAGTGGCCTGGAGCATTAAGCGCACCCAGTGGGAGGCCGCTATAGCCGGCCTGGTGCTGGGCCTATTGCAGGATGCGATGACCTCCCCTAACCCAACCCACACCCTTAGCTTGATTGTGGTTGGCGTATTAACGGCAAGGCTACAAAAGCAGCGCTACCTCCAGGAAGACATTGTCTCGGTAGCGCTGATTGTATTCGCAATGGCGGTCATTGCAGAAACAGTGCTGGCGCTGCAAATTAGTTTTGATCAGCTTTTATCGGCCAATTCGCTTTACCCACCCCTGGGCAGAATCTGGATATATCACCAGCGGGTAGCGCTGAGCTCCGCTATTTTGAGTAGTCTATGGGCTCCAGCGCTTTACTATCCCCTCAACCACTGGTGGGAGCGCTATGTCGCTGAGCCTTAG
- a CDS encoding HAD family hydrolase translates to MSAITLFCDFDGPIADVSERYYATYRQGLDWVQATAQAEGYPVTIRYLSKSQFWTFKQNRVPDRQIAHWSGLEGATIDAFLAQVSRIVNHAALLDRDRVQPQAREALDLLRQCGVRVVLVTLRPPDQVMDFLDQHDLRWAVSDLYGMPQLDAAYSNQANHKVERLGAAIATQQRQGYDLRQSWMVGDTEADIMAGQTLGIETVAVTCGIRSSSYLQGFRPTHLLPDLWTACQKLQQRVTLGGCA, encoded by the coding sequence ATGTCTGCGATCACTCTTTTTTGCGATTTTGACGGCCCCATCGCCGATGTGTCTGAGCGTTACTACGCCACGTATCGCCAAGGGCTAGATTGGGTGCAGGCGACTGCCCAAGCAGAGGGTTACCCAGTCACCATTCGCTATCTGTCAAAGTCACAGTTTTGGACCTTTAAGCAAAACCGGGTTCCCGACCGGCAGATCGCCCATTGGTCTGGGCTAGAAGGTGCAACTATCGATGCCTTTCTGGCGCAGGTCAGTCGCATCGTTAACCATGCAGCTTTGCTCGATCGCGATCGGGTGCAGCCCCAAGCTAGAGAAGCACTCGATTTACTGCGCCAGTGCGGGGTGCGAGTGGTGCTGGTCACCCTCCGTCCCCCCGATCAGGTGATGGACTTTCTAGACCAGCACGATCTCCGCTGGGCCGTTAGCGATCTCTACGGCATGCCCCAGTTAGACGCCGCCTACAGCAACCAGGCGAATCATAAGGTGGAGCGGCTGGGGGCGGCGATCGCCACCCAGCAACGCCAGGGCTATGACCTCCGTCAAAGCTGGATGGTTGGTGATACCGAAGCCGACATCATGGCTGGCCAGACCCTTGGCATAGAAACAGTTGCCGTTACCTGCGGCATTCGCAGCAGCAGCTATCTCCAGGGGTTTCGTCCTACCCATCTACTGCCCGATTTGTGGACAGCCTGCCAAAAACTTCAGCAGCGAGTCACCTTAGGCGGGTGTGCCTAG
- the dtd gene encoding D-aminoacyl-tRNA deacylase has protein sequence MAAEIFAPGVVRVVVQRVTASSVTVDGQIVGKIGAGLNLLVGIAPTDTVAELTWMARKCLDLRLFPSPDSERWDFSVQDIQGEILVVSQFTLYGDCRKGRRPSFDGAAPPAQAEALYNDFVALLRTSELRVETGQFGAMMQVEIHNDGPVTLVVERDASG, from the coding sequence GTGGCAGCAGAAATTTTCGCCCCAGGCGTCGTGCGAGTCGTAGTGCAGCGGGTGACGGCCTCTAGCGTCACCGTAGATGGGCAGATCGTGGGGAAAATTGGTGCAGGGCTCAACCTGCTGGTGGGCATTGCGCCTACCGACACCGTTGCCGAACTGACCTGGATGGCGCGCAAGTGTCTCGATTTACGGCTGTTTCCGTCACCGGACAGCGAGCGCTGGGATTTCTCAGTTCAAGATATTCAGGGCGAAATTTTGGTGGTGAGCCAGTTCACCCTCTACGGCGACTGCCGCAAGGGGCGCCGACCTTCCTTCGATGGAGCCGCCCCACCCGCCCAGGCAGAAGCGCTGTACAACGACTTTGTGGCGCTGCTTAGAACCAGCGAGCTGCGGGTAGAGACCGGCCAATTTGGCGCGATGATGCAAGTCGAAATTCACAACGACGGGCCTGTCACCTTGGTTGTAGAACGGGACGCTTCTGGGTAA
- a CDS encoding HIT family protein, translated as MTDKGAQLHIDCLACQILAGAQLVPGGTIAENPWWVADHCVGPYGLGSVVVKTRTHRENLWELSMAESASMGPFLQQMSEAIALAMEAERVYVSLWVDQPPYHVHFVLQPRYPDGCHPEELGLKGLELQVFRTLGKPPSEAEMTEAADRIRTVWQQKFSPQASCES; from the coding sequence ATGACCGACAAAGGAGCGCAACTGCATATCGACTGTCTCGCCTGTCAGATATTGGCGGGCGCACAGCTGGTGCCCGGTGGCACCATTGCAGAGAACCCCTGGTGGGTCGCTGACCATTGCGTTGGCCCCTACGGCTTGGGGTCGGTGGTGGTTAAAACTCGCACCCACCGCGAAAACCTGTGGGAGCTGTCGATGGCCGAGTCGGCCTCGATGGGGCCGTTTTTGCAGCAGATGTCAGAGGCGATCGCCCTGGCTATGGAGGCTGAGCGAGTTTACGTTAGCCTCTGGGTTGATCAGCCGCCGTACCACGTTCACTTTGTGCTGCAACCCCGCTACCCAGACGGTTGCCACCCTGAGGAACTGGGGCTTAAGGGCCTAGAGCTGCAGGTGTTTCGTACCCTGGGTAAGCCCCCCAGCGAGGCAGAGATGACTGAGGCCGCTGATCGCATTCGCACCGTGTGGCAGCAGAAATTTTCGCCCCAGGCGTCGTGCGAGTCGTAG
- a CDS encoding ubiquinol-cytochrome c reductase iron-sulfur subunit, translating to MKRREFNNLLALGLLASSLPVAIAACQSDSTSEAGSGADGEFVPLGSVADLDAQGSLANENFQGKNLAVIRDPNASDALIAVSAVCTHAGCTVAWNSEQKLFACPCHASNFNSDGTVDSGPAREPLETFEAKVEGDQVLVKV from the coding sequence ATGAAGCGTCGAGAGTTTAACAATCTGCTGGCGCTTGGGCTGCTGGCTAGCTCGTTGCCGGTGGCGATCGCAGCCTGCCAGTCTGACTCCACCTCTGAAGCAGGGTCGGGAGCCGATGGTGAGTTTGTCCCCCTCGGCTCCGTAGCTGATCTAGATGCCCAGGGCAGCCTTGCCAATGAGAATTTTCAGGGCAAGAATCTAGCGGTCATCCGCGACCCCAACGCTTCCGATGCTCTAATCGCCGTGAGTGCGGTCTGCACCCACGCTGGCTGTACCGTGGCTTGGAATAGTGAACAAAAGCTGTTTGCCTGCCCCTGCCACGCTAGTAACTTCAACTCAGACGGCACCGTTGACTCTGGCCCTGCGCGGGAGCCGCTAGAGACCTTTGAGGCAAAGGTTGAGGGCGATCAGGTGCTGGTCAAGGTCTAG
- a CDS encoding CobW family GTP-binding protein codes for MSTAAPPIQPQAMDDIKHGLPVTIITGFLGSGKTTLLNHILANQEGLKTAVLVNEFGEIGIDNDLLIATENSDDTMVELSNGCICCTINNDLMEAVYKVLERQDKIDYLVVETTGLADPLPIALTFLGTELRDMTRLDSIVTVVDAENYSLDLFNSQAAHNQIAYGDIILLNKADLVDDADLDLLEVKIRDVKEGARILRTTKSQVPLPLILSVGLFESDKYFGSDSAEAEHDHDHHGHDHHDHETHDHANCDHDHGHCEHDHDDHGHAHGHHSDHLAIDGFTSLSFASDRPFAIRKFQHFLDNLLPESVFRAKGILWFDESPKRHIFHLSGKRFSLDDDQWKGEPKNQLVLIGQGLDHDTLREQLNACLGIPSPKRGQGFGK; via the coding sequence ATGTCTACCGCTGCGCCTCCCATCCAGCCCCAGGCCATGGATGACATCAAACACGGTCTGCCCGTTACGATCATTACCGGCTTTTTGGGCAGCGGCAAAACCACCCTGCTCAACCACATCTTGGCCAACCAAGAAGGGCTCAAAACCGCTGTACTGGTGAACGAGTTTGGCGAAATTGGCATCGACAACGACCTGCTGATCGCCACCGAAAACAGCGACGACACCATGGTCGAACTCAGCAATGGCTGCATCTGCTGCACCATCAACAACGACCTGATGGAAGCGGTATACAAAGTGCTGGAGCGCCAGGACAAAATTGACTATTTGGTGGTTGAAACGACCGGGTTAGCTGACCCCTTACCCATTGCGCTGACATTTTTGGGCACCGAGCTGCGCGACATGACCCGACTCGACTCCATCGTCACCGTAGTCGATGCCGAAAACTACAGCCTGGACCTCTTCAACAGTCAGGCCGCCCATAACCAGATTGCCTACGGCGACATTATTCTGCTCAACAAGGCCGACCTGGTCGATGACGCCGATCTTGATCTGTTAGAAGTCAAGATTCGCGACGTCAAAGAGGGCGCTAGAATCCTCCGCACCACCAAGTCGCAGGTGCCCCTGCCGCTGATTCTCAGCGTGGGGCTGTTTGAGTCGGATAAATATTTTGGCAGCGACAGCGCTGAGGCCGAGCACGACCACGACCATCACGGGCACGACCACCACGACCACGAGACCCATGACCACGCCAATTGTGACCACGACCATGGCCACTGTGAGCACGACCACGACGATCACGGTCATGCCCACGGTCACCACTCTGACCACTTAGCCATCGATGGGTTTACGTCGCTGTCGTTTGCTAGCGATCGCCCCTTTGCCATTCGCAAGTTTCAGCATTTTCTCGATAACCTGCTGCCCGAGTCGGTGTTTCGCGCCAAGGGCATTCTCTGGTTTGACGAAAGCCCTAAGCGCCACATCTTTCACCTCAGCGGCAAGCGCTTTTCGCTCGACGATGACCAGTGGAAGGGCGAACCCAAGAACCAGCTGGTGCTGATTGGCCAGGGGCTAGACCACGACACCCTGCGCGAACAGCTCAACGCCTGCCTGGGCATTCCCTCGCCAAAGCGAGGTCAGGGGTTTGGTAAATAG
- a CDS encoding DNA-3-methyladenine glycosylase I, with protein MTLAPDALPRCSWVHHNDPIEIAYHDTEWGVPLHCDRKHFEFIILDGFQAGLSWITILRKRENFRAAFDGFDPAIVAAYDENKHQELLQNTGIVRNRLKIAAATLNAQAFLKVQETFGSFDRYIWQFVEGETVQNAWPTLADAPTRTTASDAMSKDLKQRGFKFVGTTICYAYMQAAGMVNDHTTDCFRHQELAS; from the coding sequence ATGACCCTCGCCCCCGACGCCCTACCCCGCTGCAGCTGGGTGCACCACAACGACCCAATTGAAATCGCCTATCACGATACTGAGTGGGGGGTGCCACTACACTGCGATCGCAAGCATTTCGAGTTCATCATTCTCGATGGCTTTCAGGCCGGGCTGAGCTGGATCACGATTTTGCGCAAGCGTGAGAACTTTCGCGCCGCCTTTGATGGCTTTGACCCTGCGATCGTCGCTGCCTACGACGAGAACAAACACCAAGAGCTTTTACAAAACACGGGCATTGTGCGCAACCGGCTCAAAATTGCCGCCGCTACCCTCAACGCCCAGGCGTTTCTCAAGGTGCAAGAAACTTTCGGCAGCTTCGATCGCTACATTTGGCAATTTGTCGAAGGCGAAACCGTGCAGAATGCTTGGCCGACCCTAGCTGATGCCCCGACTCGCACCACCGCCTCGGACGCCATGAGCAAAGACCTCAAACAGCGCGGCTTTAAGTTCGTTGGCACCACCATTTGCTACGCCTACATGCAGGCAGCAGGCATGGTCAACGACCACACCACAGACTGCTTTCGCCATCAGGAATTGGCCTCATGA